The Apium graveolens cultivar Ventura chromosome 10, ASM990537v1, whole genome shotgun sequence nucleotide sequence TGGTGCAACCTCTCAGAATTTCGCCAATACAGGAGCATTAGTTACTGCAATTCGGAACTTCCCAGAAAGCAGAGGAATCATGTTAGGACTTTTAAAAGGCTTTACTGGATTAAGTGGAGCAATTATGACACAACTTTACTTGGCTGTCTATGGTAATGACTCAAAATCACTTATTCTTCTCATAGCTTGGCTTCCGGCTGCATTATCAATTGTTTTTGTCTACGTGATTCGCGAAATGAAGGTTGTTAAACAGCAACAAAATGAGCTGAAAATCTTCTACCAGTTCCTCTATGTATCAATAGGGCTAGCACTTTTTATCATGGCTATGACCATAGCACAAAAGATGGTCAATTTTCCACAAGCAGCTTATGCTGCAAGTTCTACAGTTGTCTGTGCTCTACTCTTTGTCCCCCTTTTTATTGCCATTAGAGAAGAATTAATCATTTGGAACCAACAAAAAGAACCCATCAATCCTACCATTATTGTCGAAAAACCAATTTCAGCTCCATCTGCAGAGATAAAAAAGATTCAGGACCCCGACACACCTTGTTTTAGCAACGTATTCAAGAAGCCAGAAAGAGGGGAAGACTACACAATCTTGCAAGCACTTCTCAGCACCGATATGATCATTCTCTTCTTATTTTCTTTCTGTGGCCTTGGATCAAGCTTAACTGCTGTTGACAATTTGGGGCAAATTGGGGAGTCCCTCGGATACCCCACCAAGACTGTCAAAACATTTGTGTCATTACTAAGCATTTGGAATTACTTTGGGAGGATTTTTGCAGGTTTTGTCTCCGAAAGCCTGCTTGTCAATCACAAATTTCCAAGGCCACTTATGATGACAATAGTTCTACTTCTATCATGTATTGGTCACCTTCTTATTGCCTTTCCAATCCCCGGATCAGTTTATGTTGCATCAGTAATCATTGGTTTCTCATTTGGTGCACAACTTCCGCTAATATTTGCAATCATTTCCGAGTTATTTGGGCTAAAATACTATTCGACGCTCTTCAATTGTGGGCAATTGGCTAGTCCAATTGGCTCATATATCCTGAATGTGAAGGTTACAGGACCTCTTTATGATAGAGAAGCATTAAAAGATCTTGCAAGGAAGGGACTGAAAAGATCAGATGTTAAGGAATTGATCTGCATGGGAGCCAAATGTTACAGGATGGCTTTTATAATATTGGCAAGTGTGACATTTTTTGGAGCTCTTGTTTCATTAATCTTGGTAGCAAGAACTCAAGCTTTTTACAAAAGTGATATCTATAAAAAGTTCAAAGATCAAGAAAATGTTGCCCAGAAAGAAGTTGGTTTGTCATCTACTGGTGAAGTGCAGTAAAGGCTACACAAGTGCCCACATTAAAGAATAAGAAATCTACATTGTCAGAGAAAAGTGTATTATAAGGATTCAGATTTAAATTTGGTGCAATTATGGACTTcgttttatatttatatatatacaagcTTAAGCAACTGTTGCATGTTCAGCGGTAACAACATGCCATGTGAGGGAAGTCCAGTCTGCAAAGTTATCTAATTTTCATTATCTTT carries:
- the LOC141693563 gene encoding protein NUCLEAR FUSION DEFECTIVE 4-like, encoding MGEAPTISTVGSTAWRFSSQVVRGRWFSLFATFLIMAGAGATYLFGVYSKDIKSTLGYDQTTITLLGFFKDLGANVGVPSGLLAEVTPTWFVLLVGSILNFGGYFMIWLTVTQKVSKPKVWQMCMYICIGATSQNFANTGALVTAIRNFPESRGIMLGLLKGFTGLSGAIMTQLYLAVYGNDSKSLILLIAWLPAALSIVFVYVIREMKVVKQQQNELKIFYQFLYVSIGLALFIMAMTIAQKMVNFPQAAYAASSTVVCALLFVPLFIAIREELIIWNQQKEPINPTIIVEKPISAPSAEIKKIQDPDTPCFSNVFKKPERGEDYTILQALLSTDMIILFLFSFCGLGSSLTAVDNLGQIGESLGYPTKTVKTFVSLLSIWNYFGRIFAGFVSESLLVNHKFPRPLMMTIVLLLSCIGHLLIAFPIPGSVYVASVIIGFSFGAQLPLIFAIISELFGLKYYSTLFNCGQLASPIGSYILNVKVTGPLYDREALKDLARKGLKRSDVKELICMGAKCYRMAFIILASVTFFGALVSLILVARTQAFYKSDIYKKFKDQENVAQKEVGLSSTGEVQ